In a genomic window of Dyadobacter fermentans DSM 18053:
- a CDS encoding choice-of-anchor Q domain-containing protein, translating into MNKQLRFLFFLLCFPLSIAAQISGDVNGVVYVMPSAMGTGDGSSWANAAGSLATVLQEAHTNTAIEQVWVAAGTYYPSSTNNRDDFFRVRRSNLKLYGGFAGDETSLSQRDWAANKTILSGNIGDAASSEDNSYHIMVVSIDETQTAPFSPVDNSTVIDGFEFSDGNANAGSVLNNLFPRHSGSAMMITTWGEDVSCTPAIRNCVFKNNQAFQTGAVYIDAAAKQGATDTLRIADCHFENNLAEYQGGGLALFNLADIGYDGTNAFYNVKVTNTEFVGQSANNDSQGGPAGGIGGGVAATGRGYLRLDACTFRNNTSTNDGAAIGLRNGAKVAVTNSLLYNVSSNKPVIYAAGKSELIPDLKVYNTTLYNPDGTVLKVQDNVITGLINSILWTDGAADAITVAGSAATGTAANSLIKTTDVNNPASGFSASAVISAAPGFVSVAASDFRPSAMSPVINQGNSSLNTFALARDLSGGPRVVGSAIDMGAYEYRNKYFVDATASGANNGSTWADAYTDLQTAIDHAAFGDSLFVKKGVYSLTATISMKDSVKIYGSFAGTEEYLSQRVFGADSSILLRPATATSNFRIVTNHFSEANPMTDEAVLDGFVLRGGHLIGNTNLDRGGGMSNRYASPTLSNLIITSNRTEAYGGGMYNGASTSVLTNVVITGNVASDRGGGIANLRSNPTLNNVTISRNTGPNWGGGIYNENSSPMLNQVMISENNAIDRGGGIFGTTNCSPVLSNVVIKGNYLTGQNGAGQPMRFGGGMHNEVNCHPVLTNVLISGNSAYNFGGGISNIVNSKPVLTNVTISGNSAYAYGGGIYNDSSSPEIRNSIILGNSATYYNGIYNVTNSVPVIAFSLIEELTNTDNGNISSKKIDGADITASEVFANPDNSATYTTPSMAGDYHLITCSPAVNAGDPASTAAPTDITGYTRVGTYDLGAYEYQGPVGAAALAAHGATSVSTQQGTVYYGACPEVIARVSSNTTDGASGSTTAKLWIESTQPAQYVKRHYEITPATNGSGQVTLYFTQEEFDDFNAINSIGLPTGPGDASGIANLKIEKRDGQSSNGAADATGLPETYAGAITTIDPADTDIFWNSSLSRWEVSFNVTGFSGFFAKSTSDPLPVTLASFEGAKEGNAVLLNWKTTSEINSDFFAVERSTNGKAWETIGKVPAMNNSQVTQSYAFRDSSPRSGENIYRLKITDRDASFTYSRMRSVTFQPSDEVVLYPNPASGPVQVRVSPRYIGSQATLIDGSGKVLKTISITAEKFRLDLNASGAYLLRMQDGQSVKVVKASGFQ; encoded by the coding sequence ATGAACAAACAGCTACGCTTTCTATTCTTTCTACTTTGTTTTCCGCTGTCAATTGCTGCACAGATTTCGGGCGATGTTAACGGGGTCGTGTATGTGATGCCCTCTGCCATGGGAACCGGCGACGGCAGTTCCTGGGCCAATGCCGCGGGCAGTCTGGCAACCGTACTTCAGGAGGCCCATACCAATACCGCTATCGAGCAGGTTTGGGTGGCGGCAGGCACCTACTATCCGTCTTCCACCAACAACCGCGATGATTTTTTTCGTGTCAGAAGAAGCAATTTAAAGCTGTACGGCGGCTTTGCTGGCGACGAAACATCGCTCAGCCAGCGGGATTGGGCAGCCAACAAGACGATACTCAGCGGGAATATCGGCGACGCAGCCAGTAGCGAGGATAACAGTTATCATATCATGGTCGTCAGCATTGACGAAACACAAACTGCACCATTCAGTCCGGTAGATAATTCGACGGTGATCGATGGCTTCGAATTCAGTGATGGTAACGCCAATGCCGGTTCGGTGTTGAACAACCTCTTCCCGCGCCACAGCGGCAGCGCCATGATGATCACCACCTGGGGCGAAGATGTGAGCTGTACGCCAGCCATCCGCAACTGCGTTTTTAAAAACAACCAGGCATTTCAAACAGGGGCAGTTTACATTGACGCTGCCGCCAAACAGGGTGCTACGGATACGTTACGGATTGCAGACTGCCACTTCGAAAACAACCTTGCAGAATACCAGGGAGGCGGTTTGGCGCTTTTTAACCTGGCAGATATTGGTTACGATGGTACAAATGCGTTTTACAATGTAAAGGTCACTAATACCGAATTCGTCGGTCAAAGCGCAAATAACGACTCGCAGGGCGGCCCAGCCGGCGGCATCGGCGGGGGAGTGGCGGCGACGGGACGCGGCTACCTGCGGCTGGATGCCTGCACTTTTCGCAATAACACCAGCACCAATGATGGTGCGGCAATAGGCTTGCGCAACGGTGCAAAAGTCGCTGTGACCAATAGTTTGTTGTACAACGTGTCCAGCAATAAGCCGGTAATTTATGCAGCCGGAAAAAGCGAATTGATACCCGACCTGAAAGTTTACAACACCACGCTATATAATCCTGACGGCACGGTGCTGAAAGTGCAGGATAATGTAATTACCGGGCTGATCAACAGTATATTGTGGACCGATGGTGCTGCCGATGCCATTACGGTAGCAGGCAGCGCGGCAACGGGAACGGCCGCTAACTCGCTGATCAAAACCACCGATGTTAACAATCCCGCCAGCGGTTTTAGCGCGTCGGCGGTGATCAGCGCCGCGCCGGGATTCGTGAGTGTAGCGGCTAGCGATTTCAGGCCATCGGCCATGTCCCCGGTCATTAATCAGGGAAACAGCAGCCTTAACACTTTTGCGCTTGCGAGAGATCTGTCGGGAGGTCCCCGGGTAGTAGGAAGTGCGATCGATATGGGGGCTTACGAATACCGGAACAAGTACTTTGTGGACGCCACAGCCAGCGGCGCCAACAACGGCAGCACCTGGGCCGATGCCTACACCGATCTGCAAACGGCGATCGACCATGCCGCTTTCGGCGACAGCCTGTTTGTGAAAAAGGGTGTTTATAGCCTGACGGCCACGATCAGTATGAAAGACAGTGTGAAGATTTACGGCAGTTTTGCCGGTACGGAGGAGTACCTGTCGCAAAGGGTTTTTGGCGCTGATAGCAGCATACTGCTTCGCCCCGCCACCGCAACTAGCAATTTTCGCATCGTTACCAATCATTTTTCGGAGGCCAATCCCATGACCGACGAGGCCGTCCTCGATGGTTTTGTACTCCGTGGTGGCCATCTCATCGGAAACACCAACCTCGATCGGGGCGGCGGCATGTCCAACCGCTATGCTTCACCCACATTAAGCAACCTTATCATCACTTCTAACCGCACCGAAGCATATGGCGGCGGAATGTACAATGGCGCGAGCACTTCGGTCCTGACCAACGTAGTGATTACCGGGAATGTAGCCAGTGACCGTGGCGGTGGAATCGCCAATCTCCGTAGTAACCCCACCCTGAACAATGTGACCATCAGCAGAAATACAGGCCCCAACTGGGGAGGAGGTATATATAATGAGAACAGCAGCCCGATGCTTAACCAGGTAATGATCAGCGAAAACAATGCGATAGATCGTGGAGGAGGCATATTTGGTACCACAAATTGCAGCCCCGTGCTCAGCAACGTGGTCATTAAAGGAAACTACCTCACCGGCCAGAACGGTGCCGGGCAACCCATGCGCTTCGGCGGAGGCATGCATAACGAAGTCAATTGTCATCCTGTACTCACCAATGTACTCATTAGCGGCAACAGTGCCTATAACTTTGGAGGCGGTATATCCAATATTGTCAATTCCAAACCCGTGCTCACCAACGTAACCATCAGCGGCAACAGCGCCTACGCCTACGGCGGGGGCATCTATAATGATAGCAGCAGCCCCGAAATCCGCAACAGCATTATTTTGGGGAACAGCGCCACTTATTACAATGGCATTTACAATGTAACCAATTCTGTCCCCGTCATCGCTTTTAGCCTTATAGAAGAACTCACCAATACCGATAACGGCAACATCAGCAGCAAGAAAATAGATGGCGCAGATATAACAGCTTCCGAGGTATTCGCAAATCCCGACAATAGTGCAACTTACACGACACCTTCCATGGCAGGCGATTATCACCTGATCACATGCAGCCCGGCTGTCAATGCAGGTGACCCGGCATCGACAGCCGCTCCAACCGACATCACCGGCTACACGCGCGTGGGTACTTACGACCTGGGCGCTTATGAATACCAGGGGCCGGTAGGAGCCGCTGCGTTGGCTGCACATGGGGCAACGTCCGTCTCCACCCAGCAGGGTACGGTATACTACGGCGCGTGCCCGGAGGTGATCGCCCGGGTAAGCAGCAACACCACGGACGGTGCAAGCGGCAGCACCACTGCCAAACTGTGGATCGAAAGCACCCAGCCGGCACAGTATGTGAAGCGCCACTATGAGATCACCCCAGCCACCAACGGATCAGGGCAGGTGACGCTCTATTTCACCCAGGAAGAGTTTGACGATTTTAATGCGATTAACTCCATCGGCCTGCCCACCGGTCCCGGAGATGCTTCCGGCATAGCCAATCTCAAAATAGAAAAGCGTGACGGGCAAAGCAGCAACGGGGCTGCGGACGCCACCGGCCTGCCGGAGACCTACGCGGGGGCCATCACCACCATTGACCCGGCGGATACGGACATATTCTGGAACAGTTCGCTCAGTCGCTGGGAAGTAAGCTTTAACGTAACGGGTTTCAGCGGTTTTTTTGCCAAAAGCACCAGCGATCCCTTGCCCGTTACGCTGGCGTCGTTCGAGGGCGCTAAGGAAGGAAACGCGGTATTGCTGAACTGGAAAACCACCTCGGAAATCAACAGCGACTTCTTCGCCGTTGAGCGCAGCACCAATGGCAAGGCTTGGGAAACCATCGGGAAAGTACCCGCGATGAACAACAGCCAGGTGACGCAATCCTACGCATTCAGAGATTCATCGCCCCGCAGCGGAGAGAACATTTACAGGCTCAAAATCACCGACCGCGACGCGAGCTTCACATACAGTCGAATGCGGAGCGTGACTTTCCAGCCATCCGACGAAGTGGTGCTGTACCCCAATCCCGCCTCCGGACCGGTACAGGTGCGCGTCAGCCCACGCTACATAGGCAGCCAGGCCACGCTGATCGACGGCTCAGGCAAAGTGTTGAAAACGATCAGCATTACCGCCGAAAAATTCCGCCTGGACCTGAATGCCAGCGGCGCTTACCTGCTCAGGATGCAGGATGGGCAGAGTGTGAAGGTGGTGAAGGCATCCGGGTTCCAGTAA
- a CDS encoding cupin domain-containing protein translates to MMDFRQFNKTPVLVQNFLVHLRIGRQSASCKHDITFKLETMQKQAFLTLLLILTSVITYAQQTVNRKDLLSAGVANQTIDNVQAKEITMNPGQRAPRHHHACPVVGYVVKGTILYQIEGGPAKTLNEGEAFFEPANKVITHFDNASADTPAKFVAFYLRNGEQPLVEILPDPK, encoded by the coding sequence ATGATGGATTTCAGACAATTCAACAAAACGCCTGTTCTTGTACAGAACTTTCTGGTGCACCTTCGCATCGGGAGGCAATCAGCCTCGTGTAAACATGACATTACTTTTAAGCTGGAAACGATGCAAAAACAAGCTTTTCTTACCCTGTTGTTGATACTTACGTCAGTTATTACATATGCGCAGCAGACTGTTAATCGTAAAGATTTGCTCTCGGCGGGGGTGGCCAATCAAACGATTGATAATGTCCAGGCGAAAGAAATCACCATGAACCCGGGCCAGCGTGCGCCGCGGCATCATCATGCCTGCCCGGTGGTGGGCTATGTCGTAAAGGGCACAATTCTCTACCAGATCGAAGGCGGGCCCGCAAAGACACTCAACGAGGGTGAAGCTTTTTTTGAGCCTGCCAATAAGGTTATCACCCACTTTGACAATGCATCGGCAGATACGCCAGCCAAATTTGTTGCTTTCTACCTCCGTAATGGGGAGCAGCCGCTGGTAGAAATATTGCCTGACCCAAAGTGA
- a CDS encoding GNAT family N-acetyltransferase, giving the protein MAINIIPLQKDSYQDIIQVWEASVRATHSFLSEADIQFYKPLILNQYLDQLSLFGILDHANKLAGFIGIEGVKIQMLFVHPDNFQQGVGRALCMYSVEELGICQVDVNEDNPGACLFYSKLGFKIAGRSPLDESGKPFPILHLAI; this is encoded by the coding sequence ATGGCCATCAACATTATACCACTACAAAAAGACTCCTACCAAGACATCATCCAGGTATGGGAAGCATCTGTCCGTGCGACGCACTCGTTTTTGTCAGAAGCGGATATTCAATTTTATAAACCGCTCATTCTGAATCAATATCTGGATCAACTGTCGCTTTTCGGCATTCTCGATCACGCCAACAAACTTGCGGGTTTTATTGGCATCGAGGGGGTTAAAATCCAGATGCTTTTTGTGCATCCCGACAATTTTCAGCAAGGGGTCGGTCGGGCACTCTGCATGTATTCGGTGGAAGAACTTGGAATATGCCAGGTGGATGTGAATGAGGATAATCCGGGAGCATGCCTTTTTTATTCCAAACTTGGCTTTAAAATAGCGGGCAGATCGCCGTTGGACGAAAGCGGCAAACCGTTTCCTATTTTACATCTTGCAATTTGA
- a CDS encoding DinB family protein yields the protein MKLKEDQTGILLSFNIWANRRLTDQIKSLSQEEFTRETGGSFPSLRLTLIHLLESDWLWLNRWQGKPLVLPPENWDTQTPISISEIWLGIQEQIEETFESKAEGAMQQVIHFVTKAGAALEMPYWQTVSHMVNHATYHRGQMANMIRMMGHKPVATDLFLFYIEENGRPE from the coding sequence ATGAAGCTAAAAGAAGATCAGACCGGCATACTCCTTTCATTTAACATCTGGGCTAACCGACGGTTGACAGATCAGATCAAGTCCCTTTCGCAGGAGGAATTCACGCGCGAAACAGGCGGCAGTTTTCCTTCGCTCCGCCTGACGCTCATTCATTTGCTCGAATCTGACTGGCTCTGGCTCAACCGCTGGCAGGGAAAACCACTGGTTTTACCGCCCGAGAATTGGGATACTCAAACCCCCATATCGATCTCGGAGATCTGGCTGGGGATTCAGGAGCAAATTGAGGAAACTTTTGAGTCGAAAGCCGAAGGGGCCATGCAACAGGTTATTCATTTTGTCACCAAAGCAGGTGCTGCACTTGAAATGCCGTATTGGCAAACCGTGAGTCACATGGTGAATCATGCCACATACCACCGCGGCCAAATGGCGAATATGATCCGCATGATGGGTCACAAGCCCGTGGCCACCGATCTGTTCCTGTTCTATATCGAAGAAAACGGGAGGCCGGAGTAA
- a CDS encoding glycosyl hydrolase, whose product MNKFYLAVCLAFSLTCSAQIVPQSPPLNVPISSLRTSFRTGPDSLPLAVYWYWLSDHISKEGVVKDLESMKKVGINRAFIGHINVGAPYGEHKLFSDAWWEILHTALKKAGELNIEIGLFNSPGWSQSGGPWIKPEASMRYLASTEVPVSGPKKMQGPLPELGPDAQDVKVLAYPVQTKPEAYSQILAKKDKAEASVEMPVSGNQPMRSLTIQVDKPIKTSAVLYYKQGNEYRELLRIEVDRSNTALNVGFAPLAPVVISLPEVKASAFRLVVAPAGTARIAVSLSSEPQVERYPEKTLAKMFQTPLPLWADYLWRQQPQVTDPGTIVQAKAVRDLTSFYKNGQLTWDVPAGEWKIVRLAMQTTSVTNSPATPEGTGLEVDKMSKRHVATHFDAYLGEILRRIPPQDRRTFKVVVQDSYETGGQNWTDDMEARFVKTYGYNPVPFLPALSGKVVESQDKSDRFLWDLRRLIADRVAYDYVGGLREQSHKHGLTTWLENYGHWGFPGEFLQYGGQSDEVGGEFWSEGSLGDIENKAASSAAHIYGKQKVWAESFTAGGKAFARYPYVMKARGDRFFTEGINSTLLHVFIHQPYEDRWPGMNTEFGNEFNRKNTWFDQMDVFAGYLKRTNLLLQQGRFVADVAYFIGEDTPKMTGICDPALPKGYSFDYINAEVLLQEASVKDGKLTLASGMQYKVLVLPRLTTMRPEVLRKISALVNQGLAILGPAPQSSPSLANYPQADQEVKRMAQALWKATTPTGFGKVGKGYVFGDQNTLENILATLSVIPDLHIAADSASVLFCHRALPDGNIYFLSNQQPQKVKFQATFRQNQGRPQLWDPLTGEVRSLPEHSRTAQSTTLPLELEAYGSTFIVFSRTNEVESKSKKQPENFPAGKRLLALERPWQVHFKGINAPAQAITFEHLIDWKDSKDSTIKYFSGTASYSTTFSMDSLPQQAQYIDLGHVMVMAKVYVNDKYAGGVWTKPYRLNITDFLQKGENTLRVEVVNNWMNRLIGDQHLPESHRKTWTRENPWKASSLLQPSGLLGPVTISSFDYHVIKSE is encoded by the coding sequence AATGTGGGCGCTCCCTATGGTGAGCACAAACTATTTTCGGATGCCTGGTGGGAAATCCTGCATACTGCCTTGAAAAAAGCAGGCGAACTGAACATTGAAATTGGCCTTTTCAACTCGCCGGGGTGGAGCCAGTCCGGCGGGCCGTGGATAAAGCCGGAGGCCAGCATGCGGTATCTTGCGTCTACCGAGGTACCGGTTTCCGGACCCAAAAAGATGCAGGGCCCGCTGCCCGAGCTGGGGCCAGACGCGCAGGACGTAAAAGTGCTGGCTTATCCCGTGCAGACCAAGCCAGAAGCGTATTCCCAAATACTCGCCAAGAAAGACAAAGCGGAGGCATCGGTTGAAATGCCAGTTTCGGGCAATCAACCCATGCGCAGCCTGACCATTCAGGTGGACAAGCCCATCAAAACTTCCGCCGTACTCTACTATAAGCAAGGAAATGAATACCGGGAACTCTTGCGCATTGAAGTAGATCGCAGTAATACCGCACTGAATGTGGGCTTTGCGCCCCTGGCCCCGGTGGTGATTTCATTGCCCGAGGTGAAGGCTTCTGCATTCAGGCTGGTGGTGGCTCCTGCGGGAACTGCCCGCATAGCCGTTTCGCTATCGTCGGAGCCGCAGGTGGAACGGTACCCGGAAAAAACATTGGCCAAAATGTTTCAAACACCACTTCCGCTTTGGGCCGACTATCTCTGGCGGCAGCAGCCGCAGGTGACGGATCCCGGCACCATTGTTCAGGCCAAAGCTGTCCGAGACCTGACTTCCTTTTACAAAAATGGGCAGCTAACCTGGGATGTTCCGGCTGGGGAGTGGAAGATAGTCAGGCTGGCGATGCAAACCACCAGCGTGACCAATTCACCGGCAACTCCGGAAGGCACCGGGCTGGAAGTGGATAAAATGAGCAAGCGCCACGTTGCCACCCACTTCGACGCCTATCTCGGCGAAATCCTGCGCAGGATACCTCCGCAGGACCGGCGGACATTCAAAGTCGTGGTGCAGGACAGCTATGAAACAGGCGGCCAAAACTGGACGGACGATATGGAAGCCCGTTTTGTCAAAACATATGGGTATAACCCTGTGCCGTTTCTGCCGGCACTGAGCGGCAAGGTGGTGGAAAGTCAGGACAAATCGGACCGCTTTCTCTGGGACTTGCGCCGCCTGATTGCCGACCGCGTCGCTTACGATTATGTGGGTGGTTTGCGCGAGCAAAGTCACAAGCACGGGCTTACCACCTGGCTCGAAAACTACGGGCACTGGGGATTTCCCGGGGAGTTCTTGCAATACGGCGGGCAGTCCGACGAGGTAGGCGGGGAGTTCTGGAGCGAAGGTTCATTGGGTGATATCGAGAATAAAGCTGCGTCCTCCGCTGCCCACATTTATGGTAAGCAAAAAGTATGGGCCGAATCGTTTACCGCTGGCGGGAAGGCCTTTGCACGCTATCCTTATGTGATGAAAGCCAGGGGGGACAGGTTCTTTACGGAAGGGATCAACAGCACCCTTCTTCACGTATTTATCCACCAGCCTTATGAAGATCGCTGGCCGGGGATGAACACGGAGTTTGGGAATGAATTTAACCGTAAGAACACCTGGTTTGATCAGATGGATGTATTTGCCGGTTATCTGAAAAGAACCAATCTGCTGCTTCAACAGGGGCGATTTGTGGCGGACGTGGCCTATTTTATCGGTGAAGACACGCCCAAAATGACAGGCATTTGTGATCCAGCGCTGCCGAAAGGCTATTCGTTTGACTACATCAACGCGGAAGTCCTGTTGCAGGAGGCATCTGTGAAAGATGGGAAACTCACACTGGCAAGCGGAATGCAATACAAAGTGTTGGTACTGCCGCGACTGACAACCATGCGTCCGGAGGTTTTGCGTAAAATCTCAGCATTAGTGAATCAGGGACTTGCGATCCTGGGGCCGGCCCCGCAAAGCTCACCGAGCCTGGCAAATTATCCGCAGGCGGATCAGGAGGTGAAGCGAATGGCGCAAGCCCTGTGGAAAGCCACCACGCCAACCGGATTTGGAAAGGTGGGGAAAGGATATGTATTTGGCGATCAGAATACGCTCGAAAACATTCTGGCTACATTATCGGTTATACCCGACTTACACATTGCCGCAGATTCTGCTTCCGTGCTGTTCTGCCATCGGGCTCTTCCGGATGGAAATATTTATTTTTTATCAAACCAGCAGCCCCAAAAAGTGAAGTTCCAGGCCACATTCCGGCAAAACCAGGGGCGACCTCAACTTTGGGACCCCTTAACGGGTGAAGTGCGATCGCTCCCGGAGCACAGCCGCACAGCCCAGTCGACAACCCTTCCGCTGGAATTAGAGGCTTACGGAAGTACGTTCATCGTATTTTCCCGCACAAATGAGGTTGAATCAAAGTCAAAAAAACAACCTGAAAACTTCCCCGCGGGCAAGCGTTTGTTGGCTTTGGAAAGGCCCTGGCAGGTCCATTTCAAAGGTATCAACGCCCCGGCGCAGGCTATCACGTTTGAGCACCTTATAGATTGGAAAGATTCGAAGGATTCCACCATCAAATACTTTTCAGGTACCGCTTCATACAGTACTACATTCAGCATGGATTCCCTGCCGCAGCAAGCGCAGTACATCGATCTGGGCCATGTGATGGTGATGGCAAAAGTTTATGTAAATGACAAGTATGCCGGCGGCGTGTGGACAAAACCTTACCGCTTAAACATAACTGACTTTCTTCAAAAAGGCGAAAATACCCTTCGGGTGGAGGTGGTCAACAACTGGATGAACCGGTTGATCGGCGATCAGCATTTACCTGAGTCGCACCGAAAAACATGGACAAGGGAAAATCCCTGGAAAGCTTCTTCGCTGCTGCAACCTTCGGGGTTACTAGGGCCGGTAACGATTTCTTCTTTTGATTATCATGTTATTAAGAGTGAATAG